The following coding sequences are from one Enterococcus sp. 4G2_DIV0659 window:
- a CDS encoding Cof-type HAD-IIB family hydrolase, whose product MDIKAIVLDIDGTLLNDEKQLTAKTKEALINAQESGIKVILASGRPTSGIVHYAEELKMNQHNGLIVSYNGAHVLDVCTKKELFSQPLSVENSKKILAHLKQFDVIPMVAIDEYMYVNNVFEGMLDLNISDEPFNIIEYEARGGNFHLCEKADLASFVNVPLHKILVAAQPEYLQSHWEKLLAPFKETVSGMFSAPMYFEFTDQGIDKANALEQTLKPLGIHKEHIVSFGDGHNDLSLITYAGMGIAMGNAVDELKSIADRTTSSNNDDGIAKALAELL is encoded by the coding sequence ATGGATATAAAAGCAATTGTTTTAGATATTGATGGGACACTTTTAAATGATGAAAAACAACTGACAGCTAAAACCAAAGAAGCCTTAATCAATGCACAGGAAAGTGGGATAAAAGTTATTTTAGCATCTGGCAGACCAACTTCGGGAATAGTCCACTATGCAGAAGAATTGAAGATGAATCAACATAACGGATTAATCGTTTCTTATAACGGCGCGCATGTTCTTGATGTTTGTACAAAAAAGGAACTATTCAGTCAACCACTTTCCGTTGAAAATAGCAAGAAAATTTTAGCGCATCTCAAACAATTCGATGTGATTCCAATGGTCGCTATAGATGAGTATATGTATGTTAATAATGTCTTTGAAGGAATGCTGGATTTAAATATTTCAGATGAACCTTTCAATATTATTGAATATGAAGCGCGCGGTGGGAATTTCCATTTATGTGAGAAAGCAGATTTAGCTTCTTTTGTGAACGTTCCATTGCATAAAATTTTAGTTGCCGCACAACCTGAGTATTTACAAAGTCACTGGGAAAAACTCCTTGCTCCTTTTAAAGAAACTGTCAGCGGCATGTTTTCTGCACCTATGTATTTTGAATTTACAGATCAAGGAATTGATAAAGCTAACGCTTTAGAACAAACCTTAAAACCATTAGGCATTCACAAAGAACATATCGTTTCTTTTGGTGACGGACATAATGATTTGTCCTTAATCACATATGCAGGAATGGGAATTGCCATGGGAAATGCTGTAGATGAACTTAAAAGCATTGCAGATAGAACGACTTCTTCTAACAATGATGACGGAATTGCTAAGGCTTTAGCTGAGTTACTATAA
- a CDS encoding ABC transporter ATP-binding protein → MIDIHDVSFAYEDQEKIIQKVDLEVKEGEFIVLCGKSGCGKSTLLRILNGLIPELYTGDLAGKGFILDQGLLTKEFNEYVRDIGVVFQNPKTQFFTSDVYSELAFAMENYGVPRDEMIRRIKEITTLFSLEEFLERSMFHLSGGQKQLIAFASASMLKHRLFLLDEPSSNLDEATITQLKSYLQVLKDQGMTIIVSEHRLYYLTDLADRYLLMDKGKFIGNYTSQEMKEKTAEAIQNMGLRALHQTTLIKKKSPKAIQKNLFYLLKRLRSIIGNNQQL, encoded by the coding sequence GTGATTGATATACATGATGTGTCTTTTGCTTATGAAGACCAAGAGAAAATCATTCAAAAGGTGGATCTAGAGGTTAAAGAAGGCGAATTTATTGTTTTATGCGGAAAAAGTGGTTGCGGAAAATCCACATTGCTTAGAATTTTAAATGGATTAATTCCTGAATTATATACTGGGGATTTGGCTGGAAAGGGTTTTATTTTAGATCAAGGGTTGTTAACAAAAGAATTTAATGAATATGTTCGGGATATAGGCGTTGTATTCCAAAATCCTAAAACACAATTTTTCACTAGCGATGTCTATTCAGAACTAGCCTTTGCTATGGAAAATTATGGAGTCCCAAGAGATGAAATGATCAGGCGGATTAAGGAAATTACGACCTTATTCTCTTTAGAAGAATTTTTGGAACGAAGTATGTTCCATTTGTCGGGTGGACAAAAACAACTGATTGCTTTTGCTTCAGCCAGCATGTTAAAGCACCGTTTATTTTTATTAGATGAACCCTCAAGTAATTTAGACGAAGCAACCATTACTCAGCTAAAAAGTTACTTGCAAGTACTAAAAGATCAAGGAATGACAATCATTGTTTCAGAGCACCGCTTGTATTATTTGACGGATTTAGCTGATCGCTATCTATTGATGGATAAAGGAAAGTTTATTGGAAATTATACGAGCCAGGAAATGAAAGAAAAAACAGCGGAAGCTATTCAAAATATGGGGTTAAGAGCGTTGCACCAAACAACTCTTATCAAAAAGAAAAGCCCAAAAGCTATTCAGAAGAACTTGTTTTATCTATTGAAGCGATTACGTTCAATTATCGGAAACAACCAACAATTGTAA
- a CDS encoding VOC family protein, producing MKIEHIGLWVQDLEKMRTFYETYFNATPSELYHNQKTGFHSYFLTFTDGARLEIMQRPDVLSQGKGKEVLGFAHLAISLGSKQSVDHLTNILILEGYELLSPIRTTGDGYYESVIADPEGNRLELTI from the coding sequence ATGAAAATTGAACATATCGGCTTATGGGTTCAGGATTTAGAAAAAATGCGTACGTTTTATGAAACATATTTTAACGCAACACCTTCTGAGCTTTATCATAATCAAAAGACAGGTTTTCACTCATATTTTTTGACTTTTACTGATGGTGCCAGACTTGAAATCATGCAACGACCTGATGTCTTATCGCAAGGAAAGGGTAAGGAAGTTCTTGGATTTGCTCATTTAGCTATTTCTTTAGGAAGCAAGCAGTCGGTTGATCATCTTACGAATATCTTGATTTTAGAAGGTTACGAATTGCTCAGCCCGATTCGCACAACAGGTGATGGTTATTATGAATCGGTTATTGCGGATCCAGAAGGTAATCGATTAGAACTAACCATTTAA
- a CDS encoding Lsa family ABC-F type ribosomal protection protein translates to MSKIEIKQLSFGYDTQGTLLFDQANLNIDSQWKLGLIGRNGRGKTTLLNILQNQFPYSGQILHQLEFLYFPQLIKDKKQLTYYVLQEISEFEQWEIERELNLMHVDPAILWREFETLSGGEQTKVLLALLFINDHYFPLIDEPTNHLDILGRKQVAEYLKKKRHGFIVVSHDRLFVDEVVDHVLSIEKSQLELYQGNFTVYEEQKKLRDEFELMQNEKLKKEVTRLKKTAAEKAEWSRSKEQDKYGKASEKGSGAIYDTGFIGARAARTMKRSKTIVRRMDAQLKEKEVLLKDIEYIDPLTMNYQQGYHKRLLTLEKLVLGYQNHDLFKPISFELIQGERIALIGANGSGKSSIIRYLLGLFDGETKGNMMRVDTLKISYVRQNYEENHGTLLAFSKEHGLDHQVFLNNLHKLGMERDVFHNRIEQMSMGQRKKVELAKSLAQPAELYIWDEPLNYLDVFNQEQLEKVIQSVKPTMLLVEHDQAFLEKVATKIISLKKNDNQGN, encoded by the coding sequence ATGTCTAAAATAGAAATCAAACAGTTATCATTTGGATATGATACACAAGGAACACTATTATTTGATCAAGCAAACTTAAACATTGATAGTCAATGGAAATTGGGCTTGATTGGAAGAAACGGTCGTGGGAAAACAACGCTTTTAAACATATTACAAAATCAATTTCCTTATAGCGGACAGATTCTACATCAGTTAGAGTTTCTTTATTTTCCACAACTGATCAAAGATAAAAAACAACTAACCTACTATGTGTTACAAGAGATCAGTGAGTTTGAACAATGGGAAATTGAACGAGAACTGAACCTGATGCATGTTGATCCAGCTATTTTATGGCGAGAGTTTGAGACTCTCTCAGGTGGCGAGCAAACCAAAGTATTACTAGCATTGCTATTTATCAATGACCACTATTTTCCATTAATTGATGAGCCAACAAATCATTTAGACATTCTTGGACGTAAGCAAGTAGCAGAATATTTAAAAAAGAAACGTCACGGATTTATAGTCGTTAGTCACGATCGCTTGTTTGTGGATGAAGTTGTAGACCATGTGTTGTCAATCGAAAAAAGCCAACTGGAACTGTACCAAGGAAATTTTACTGTGTATGAGGAACAAAAAAAGCTACGTGACGAATTTGAATTGATGCAAAATGAAAAACTAAAAAAAGAAGTGACCCGATTAAAGAAAACAGCGGCCGAAAAAGCCGAATGGTCACGTTCAAAAGAGCAAGATAAGTACGGCAAAGCATCTGAAAAGGGCAGTGGTGCAATTTACGATACCGGGTTTATTGGTGCAAGAGCCGCTCGCACAATGAAACGCTCCAAAACGATCGTTCGCCGAATGGATGCACAATTAAAAGAAAAAGAAGTGTTGTTAAAGGATATCGAATATATAGATCCTTTGACCATGAATTATCAACAAGGCTACCATAAACGCTTATTAACACTTGAAAAGTTAGTATTAGGTTATCAAAATCATGATCTATTTAAACCGATTTCCTTTGAATTAATTCAAGGCGAACGAATTGCTTTAATCGGTGCAAATGGATCAGGCAAATCATCTATTATTCGCTACTTACTTGGCTTGTTTGATGGTGAAACAAAAGGAAATATGATGCGTGTTGATACGCTAAAAATAAGTTATGTCCGACAAAATTATGAAGAGAATCACGGTACATTATTGGCATTTTCAAAAGAACATGGTTTGGATCATCAAGTATTTCTCAATAATTTACACAAACTAGGGATGGAAAGAGACGTCTTTCACAATCGAATTGAGCAAATGAGCATGGGGCAAAGAAAAAAAGTTGAACTCGCTAAATCCTTAGCACAACCTGCAGAATTATATATATGGGATGAACCATTGAATTATTTAGATGTCTTTAATCAAGAACAATTAGAAAAAGTAATCCAATCTGTAAAACCAACGATGTTGCTTGTCGAACACGATCAAGCATTTTTAGAAAAAGTAGCAACAAAAATTATTTCTTTAAAAAAGAACGACAATCAGGGAAACTAA
- the pcp gene encoding pyroglutamyl-peptidase I — protein MNVLVTGFDPFDGATVNPAYEAVKRLPDEIAGAKVIKLEVPTVFKESSSRLKAALKLHKPDIVICVGQAGGRSAISLEQVAINLAEARIPDNQGNQPSGERLEEDGDTAYFTTLPIKAMMKNVQDHGLPATISYTAGTFVCNEIMYRLLYMIDKEDLNIKGGFIHVPFEPSQVIERPTISSMPILTIANSLLYAIEAAVTTEIDSKINTGTTH, from the coding sequence ATGAACGTATTAGTGACAGGTTTTGATCCATTTGACGGAGCAACGGTCAATCCAGCATATGAAGCGGTAAAAAGGTTACCTGATGAAATAGCAGGAGCCAAAGTAATTAAGTTAGAAGTGCCAACTGTTTTTAAAGAGAGCAGTAGCAGGCTGAAAGCTGCACTTAAATTGCATAAGCCAGATATCGTCATTTGTGTAGGACAAGCTGGTGGTCGCAGTGCTATTTCACTCGAACAAGTAGCGATTAATTTAGCTGAAGCTAGAATTCCAGATAATCAAGGGAATCAACCAAGTGGAGAAAGACTTGAAGAAGATGGAGATACAGCTTACTTTACAACATTGCCAATCAAAGCGATGATGAAAAATGTTCAAGATCATGGATTGCCCGCAACCATTTCATATACAGCAGGAACATTTGTATGCAATGAGATTATGTACCGTTTACTTTATATGATTGATAAAGAGGATTTAAACATCAAAGGAGGATTCATTCACGTTCCTTTTGAACCAAGTCAAGTAATTGAGCGTCCAACAATATCATCAATGCCTATTCTCACAATTGCTAACTCATTGCTCTATGCGATAGAAGCTGCTGTGACAACAGAAATAGACAGTAAAATAAATACAGGTACCACTCATTAG
- a CDS encoding energy-coupling factor transporter transmembrane component T, with amino-acid sequence MEKVYVTFDPRSKLCTILFASFLLMFPLPFRAEILFVTLLYLLFILSGSAKKGTLFYGIFWLLILGDFILFPYVDHSFAAFFDFLFVGNRRMVPTIMAAAFAMNRTKISEWIAALKKCYVPFRLIIPLTVLFRFFPTLFQDFKSIRNAMKYRGIAVSTVDLFLHPFQTMEYIIVPMLMSAENTSLDLSSAALVRGLANPKAHTSIYEIRLKVQDYLLVSTLILCGVVGRFM; translated from the coding sequence ATGGAAAAAGTATACGTAACGTTTGATCCCAGAAGTAAATTATGTACGATTTTGTTTGCTAGCTTTTTGTTGATGTTTCCTTTGCCCTTTCGAGCAGAGATTTTATTTGTCACTTTACTTTATCTATTATTTATTTTAAGTGGCAGTGCGAAAAAAGGGACACTCTTTTACGGTATTTTTTGGTTATTGATTTTGGGTGATTTTATTCTTTTTCCCTATGTTGATCATTCATTCGCTGCTTTTTTTGATTTTTTATTTGTAGGAAATCGGCGGATGGTGCCAACAATTATGGCGGCCGCTTTTGCAATGAATCGAACAAAAATTAGTGAGTGGATTGCTGCTTTGAAGAAGTGTTACGTCCCTTTTCGATTAATTATTCCGCTGACAGTGCTGTTTCGCTTCTTTCCTACACTTTTTCAAGATTTCAAAAGTATCCGAAATGCGATGAAGTATAGAGGGATTGCGGTTTCCACTGTAGATTTGTTTCTTCATCCTTTTCAAACAATGGAATATATTATCGTCCCTATGTTGATGTCAGCGGAAAATACGTCATTAGATTTGTCTTCAGCAGCATTGGTTCGTGGCTTGGCAAATCCAAAAGCGCACACAAGTATTTATGAGATACGCTTGAAAGTGCAAGACTATCTATTAGTTAGTACCCTTATTCTTTGCGGTGTTGTTGGGAGGTTTATGTAG
- a CDS encoding MptD family putative ECF transporter S component: MKKLKIQDFISIGIYTAIYFLVVTIAMVLLRFTVPAFNSILIPSGTALFAGIVYLLVIHRIPRFGAITIMGSVMGVFFLISGHFPLSFLPNILCAIAADWIQYHTRLTEKVRTMLSYTVFSFGLMGPVLPLWFMKNAYIDSLIARGKDAVYINKVFAPITTTTFYICVAAVILCSILGILIGQKVYEKHFDKAKGKNYGKSIRNV; this comes from the coding sequence ATGAAAAAATTAAAAATTCAAGATTTTATTTCAATAGGCATTTATACAGCGATTTATTTTTTAGTTGTGACCATTGCAATGGTTTTATTACGCTTCACCGTTCCAGCGTTTAATTCGATTCTTATTCCAAGTGGGACAGCATTATTTGCAGGCATTGTTTATTTATTAGTTATTCACCGTATTCCTCGTTTTGGAGCAATTACCATTATGGGAAGTGTAATGGGGGTGTTTTTTCTTATTTCGGGTCATTTTCCATTGTCTTTTTTACCGAATATTTTATGTGCGATAGCTGCTGACTGGATTCAGTACCATACCAGATTAACAGAGAAGGTTCGAACGATGCTTAGTTATACGGTATTTAGTTTTGGATTGATGGGACCTGTTTTGCCATTGTGGTTTATGAAAAATGCGTACATTGATTCATTGATTGCTCGTGGGAAAGATGCTGTGTATATCAATAAAGTATTTGCGCCAATCACTACAACAACATTTTATATTTGTGTTGCTGCTGTGATTCTATGTAGCATTTTGGGGATTTTGATTGGACAAAAGGTTTATGAGAAACACTTTGATAAAGCAAAAGGAAAAAATTATGGAAAAAGTATACGTAACGTTTGA
- a CDS encoding glycoside hydrolase family 3 protein: protein MITSAAAILLLIFDISFGVIGWVNKNNELTQNKESQKVNISNTDRVKERQEKEKDQDFSLNNQEKKIHELISSMTLEEKVGQLFLGRVPIESQQDKIRQYYLGGYLLFGRDMESETPATLKKKIASYQEVSSIPLFIASDEEGGTVSRLSSGNNLVPEQFKSPMEIYQEAGLAGIRSDSQKKSKVLRSYGIQVGLFPVADVAIDPEAFIYDRTLGLDAEKTSEYVKTSVEELRKQRIASTLKHFPGYGDNRDSHVEIVYDTRSLETLQQIDFLPFKAGIAAGADSIMVSHNIVTSIDSTVPASISQPVHDVLRNELGFKGVIMTDDMDMAGLADFISQEEAGLEALKAGNDLILSSSFEEQIPYVIQGIEQGAYSEENLNQSVYRVLKMKSDLGLLK from the coding sequence ATGATAACCAGCGCAGCGGCAATTTTACTGCTGATTTTCGATATTAGTTTTGGCGTGATAGGGTGGGTGAACAAAAATAATGAGCTTACTCAAAACAAGGAATCTCAAAAGGTGAATATATCCAATACAGATAGAGTAAAAGAACGTCAAGAGAAAGAAAAGGATCAGGACTTTTCGTTGAATAATCAAGAAAAGAAAATTCATGAGTTAATTTCGTCAATGACCTTGGAAGAAAAAGTTGGACAGCTATTTCTAGGAAGAGTGCCAATCGAATCGCAACAAGACAAGATTCGACAGTATTATTTGGGTGGTTATCTTTTGTTTGGACGAGATATGGAATCTGAGACACCAGCTACTTTAAAGAAAAAAATTGCTTCTTATCAAGAAGTAAGCAGCATTCCATTGTTTATAGCCTCAGATGAAGAAGGTGGAACTGTTTCACGTTTAAGCAGTGGAAACAATTTGGTACCGGAACAATTTAAGTCTCCAATGGAAATATATCAAGAAGCAGGATTGGCAGGCATTCGTTCTGATAGTCAAAAAAAATCAAAAGTATTACGTTCTTACGGCATTCAGGTTGGTTTATTTCCTGTAGCTGATGTTGCGATTGATCCAGAAGCGTTTATTTATGATCGAACACTTGGTTTAGATGCTGAAAAGACAAGCGAGTATGTTAAAACAAGTGTAGAAGAGTTAAGAAAACAACGGATTGCTTCAACATTGAAGCATTTTCCAGGTTATGGTGACAATCGAGATTCTCATGTAGAAATCGTATATGACACGAGGAGCTTAGAGACATTGCAGCAAATTGATTTTTTGCCGTTTAAGGCAGGGATTGCGGCAGGTGCAGATAGCATTATGGTTTCCCACAATATTGTAACAAGTATCGATTCTACGGTTCCAGCATCGATTTCACAACCTGTTCATGATGTATTGAGAAATGAATTAGGGTTTAAAGGTGTAATTATGACTGATGATATGGATATGGCTGGGTTAGCTGACTTCATTTCCCAAGAAGAGGCGGGATTGGAAGCTTTAAAAGCTGGAAATGATTTGATTTTATCTTCTTCATTTGAAGAGCAGATTCCATATGTTATCCAAGGCATTGAGCAAGGAGCCTACTCAGAAGAAAACTTGAACCAGTCAGTTTATCGCGTCTTAAAAATGAAAAGTGATTTAGGATTATTAAAGTAA
- a CDS encoding MurR/RpiR family transcriptional regulator codes for MNLLLKLKNLDTLTTSEKALVTYILDFPEKVIHFSPKELAEHSYVSISTIYRLINKLNFDGLNDLKLALVNHLNEHTAEPIIDIDYPISAEDTHYAMTKKLKTVYDQTIQATLDTNRFDTMASNAELLKNAQFIDIYATSANIYFAQNFQFQMQEIGKQINVPIDDYMQNLSAANSTPNHLAIVVSYGGRSSSVKRILTILKENKSKVLLITSKNSPLLDETFDGVFLFSSLENHYNKLSSFSTRMSLMYIFDCLYLSFFNQEYEKNLDYKLANYQKMNPKLI; via the coding sequence ATGAATCTACTACTCAAATTAAAAAACTTAGATACGCTTACTACAAGTGAAAAAGCGCTTGTTACTTATATTCTTGATTTCCCTGAAAAGGTAATCCATTTTTCTCCAAAAGAATTGGCTGAACATTCGTATGTATCCATTTCAACCATTTATCGTTTAATTAATAAATTAAATTTTGACGGGTTGAATGATCTTAAATTAGCGCTTGTCAACCACTTAAATGAGCATACCGCTGAACCAATCATTGATATTGACTATCCAATTTCAGCAGAAGATACTCATTATGCAATGACGAAAAAACTAAAAACAGTGTATGACCAAACAATCCAAGCCACTCTTGATACAAATCGATTTGATACAATGGCTTCTAATGCTGAATTACTTAAGAACGCACAATTTATCGATATCTACGCAACTTCAGCAAATATCTATTTTGCTCAAAATTTTCAATTTCAAATGCAAGAAATCGGTAAGCAAATCAATGTGCCTATCGATGACTATATGCAAAATTTATCTGCCGCAAATAGCACCCCCAATCACTTAGCCATTGTTGTCTCTTACGGAGGCCGCAGTTCTAGTGTAAAGAGGATTCTCACTATTTTAAAGGAAAATAAAAGTAAAGTGCTATTAATTACCTCAAAAAATAGTCCTTTGCTTGATGAAACGTTTGACGGTGTTTTTCTTTTTTCTTCTTTGGAAAATCATTATAATAAACTGTCATCATTCTCTACAAGAATGTCATTGATGTATATCTTTGATTGTTTATACTTGAGTTTCTTCAACCAAGAGTATGAAAAGAATTTAGATTATAAATTAGCTAATTATCAAAAGATGAACCCTAAATTAATTTAA